CATGGGAATCACTATCACCCCTTGCAGGGGGGCCGCTATTACCCGCTCCAAAAGCCTGATATCATCCTCAAAGCGGAATCCTCTTCCGGTGTACCTCTGTTTCACTTTCTCGGGAATATCCCATACTGTGGGAGTCCGGCAGTACCATTGCCAGCCTCCTTTAGGAGGAGACGGTTCAATACCCGCTGCCCCCAGGAGCCTCAATATGGACTGAATGCACCCCACTTTGCAGCCCGTCCTGGCTGCGGTCGTGAAGGAAACATCTTCCGGGGAACGTGCTCCGAGTAAGATAGCCGCAGCCACCTCTTCCGCCCTAGTTGAGGTGCAGCAGCAAATTATCTGCTCCGGATGGAGCCTGGCCCGCAGGCAGAGCTCTATGACTTGGTTATAATCTACACTATTCATGCTTACCCCTACTACTACAGGCTCTTCCCTTTTGGCCATGGTAATGGCGTAGTCAGGGCAACGCTGTTCACAGGCTGCACAACCCCGGCAGCGCTCCGGATTTACTACCGCCTTCCCGTTCTCCACCTTGATGGCCAGAACCGGGCACACCCGCTCGCAGGTGCGGCAAGCCTTACACTTTTCTTCATCTACTTCGGCCACAAGATTTACTACCTTCAAGCCTGATGCCCCCCTTTCATCGCAGGCTTGATATTCTATATTGTCGTATACCGTTCAGTTGTTTAAGCATTTCTTTATACCCTTTGGCTTCCTTGCAAAACCATTCGCAAATTCGTTCGATATTATCGTACTTTGTATATATTGTTTCTAGCACTGCGCGCGTCAGGTATGGCCACAGTGAAGGCACCTGAACGGGTTAAATAAAAACTCGCAGATACCTGCCGGTTCCTCCGGGGCCTCTTCTCCCGCCCCCCTTCAGGAATATCCTTACAGGGCACACAACTTCTACCCGTTTTCGCCAGTAAAAGCGGGGGCCTCATCCTTTTTACCCAGGAACATTTCTGTGTAATCTGCATACCTACCCGCAAAAACCGGCCGGGTAAACCACATTCCGTGCTCACCAAGCATTACCGATAACGGTTTCGCCCGTTCATAGTCCATTTCTCCAGCTTCATTGAAGAAACGTTCATCTACCTCCAGATGCACCACCTTACCGATAACCAGGGAATAATGCTTGCGGCTGATTTCTTCTACCAGGGTGCACTCTGCCCAGGCCAGGCAGCCTTCAATCCCGGGCGTTTGGATTTTTTGAGACAGGCGAGGGTTTAAACTGGCCTCTTCGAACTCGTCCACTTCCGGCGGGTAATTCCGCGAACAGATCATTACTGCCTCTACCAGTTCGACAGGCGGCACGTTGACCACAAATTCCCCCGTTTCCCTGATATTATTTAATGTATCCCGTTTAATCCACGAAGCCAGGACTATATCATCAAAGGGCCTTAAAATAGGCGTAATATTGGACCAGGGAGCGATATTACGCACCCCATCCTTTCCTCCTACTGTGGAAATCAGAACCACTGGCAGCGGTATCACCTGTTCTCTCTTGCGCGGCGCAAGAATCATTATTTCCTATCCTCCTCTATCCGTCTTTTCTGCTCCAGTCGTATGGAACCCTACCGTTATGAGGATCTACGCGAAACTCATCAGGATCATCAATAAGAGATACCTGTTGTGATAGCTAGTTTCGTTTCAACATCCCTCCAATCCCGCTCACCAGCCTGTCCACCTCCTCCCGCAGGGCGCCTGCGTCCAGAGGAACTCCCAGAAGATTTGCCCGGGCTACGGCCGGGGAATAAGGCAAAAAGCCCTTGATCGCGATGCCTTTAGCTGCCAGCATTTCTTTTAAAACGGGCTCCGTTTTCTCGTCCACCTTATTCAGTACAACCCCGAAGCCCTTTTTCGCTTCCCGGGCCAGTCTTGCAGCTTTCTCAGCCAGAATGACGGCATCGTGGGATGGATCCACCACCATCAACACGGCATCCACGCCTTCCAGGACTCCCCGTCCAAAGTGTTCCACTCCGGCTTCGGTGTCCACCAGGACCCACTGTCCTTCCTCCACTGCCAGATGGTTCAAGAAGTCCCGCGCTACTGCTCCCATGGGGCAGGCGCATCCCTCCATGCTGTGCTCGATCTTTCCTACCTGCATTAAAGCCACAGGTCCATCCCAGCCCACTAATTCCGGGGGTAAGCTATCCAGAGCCATTTTTTCAGTAAAAAGCGCTACCTGCTCGCTTTCTTTACCTTTGAGCATGGCTACCAGCTTTTCCTTTACCGCCGTTTTGCCCCCCAGGTAGTCCATCAGAGTTTTTCCGGGTGGTTCGATCCCAAATATTGCACCCAGCCCGAGATTTGACTCGTCTGCATCTACCACCAGGACCTTTCCTTGTTCTCCCAGCCGCCGCGCCAGTAGGGTCACCAGTGTGCTCTTCCCGCTGCCGCCCCGGCCGCTAACAATCAATTTAGGCATCTTTAACCAAACCCCCTCAAATTTTTATTTTTTGAACCAACCAATACGCGCCCCCGAAATACTATCCACATCAGAAGAATAGGGTTTTATGTCCAAAAGGGGGCTTCCGTCCACAGCGTCGAGTCCGCGCACCAGCAGGCGGTTTCCTTTCACTTCCAGCAACTCAACCACACCAAAAGCGATGGGGTTGGGCCGGGAAGGGGAGCGGCAGGCAAAAACGCCGCGAATTTCCGGGCCAAAGGGCGTTTGGGTCTGCAGCGTGTTCCGGGCTGCAAGATGGCACCAGTAAAGAACAATCAGGTGGGTTGCCTGGTCCACATCCTTTAATCCTTCCGCAAACTGGGGGTAAATCTCCAGCTCTGCCAGCTGGTCAGAAAAACGCCCCTGGAATGGTGCCTCTTGAACTGTGCGGTAAGGGCTACTGATTTTCCCGATAGGTACCAGCTCCAAAGAACCACCTCCTCGACGGGTCGCCGGGTGCCAGGTTGATCAGTCCGAAGATGATGATGGAAACCCCTAGCATTACAACAACAAGAAATATCAAGCGTTTTAGAAAGTAACCCCACACTGCTGCTCGCCAACTCCCGGACAAAATAAGAGCCACGGAACCTCCCCTCCTCCATTTTCAAGGGAATTAGGCCTCCGTGGCCCATATACAGAGAAAAGCACCACTTGGATGCTCCTTCGTGAAGACTCAACACCTTCGTGGTGCTTATCATTCTTCCTTGCTTCCTTAATTTTGCTTCCCGGCGGCTCCGGCCGCTTTTCTACTTTTGATTATATTTGATTATATTCGCTACCTATCCTTAATTTCCTTCTAACTAAAGTTCGACCATCCTGAAAGAAAACCCAGGGATAACCAGAATCTGTCATCAATGTCCGGAAAAAGTTGAGCAGCAGCAAAATCAAGTATGAGGTCCAGGATAGCTGCGAAGGCGTAGTTGCAGTTAAGGTTTTCTATGATGTAGGTACCACAAGCATCTTTCACCAGCAATGTTAGTGCCTCAAAACGTAAAACGGCAATAAGAAACTAAGCAGGCAAGCTAGAGCAGTAATTACTAGCCTGAGCAATAAAAGTAAGTTGAAGGAAGGTGCTTACCTTGTAGATTCTCACTTTAATTCGGAAAAGCTTCTCACAATAAATTAGACGAAGATAGCAGCAAAAGAATAAAGTTTCTCAGATTAAACCGGATATAGACAAACATCATTCTAAGATTGCGCCAGCAAAAAGGTTAAATAAAGCCAAAACCGGGCACCACAAATTGGTACCCGGCTTTAGCAAATTCTTACCTTCTTCCGGCTCTAAATCTCCAGTTCCCTTTGTGCCTGGTAGACGATCTCATCATCAATCAGCCTCTGTTTCTTGCCACAGGCACAGATGAGGCAGGTGGTGACCAGGTTGTTAACCAGGCGGGGCAGGCCGCCTGTTATGCCGTAGATAGCCTCCAGGGCGGAGGGGGTAAAAATATCCTCATGAAGGCCGGCAAGTTTTAGCCGGCTCAAAACATAATCCCGCAGTTCCTCCGGCCTAAGGCCCTGGAGGAAATACTTGACCGCCAGGCGCTGCCTTAAAGGAGCGTTAATATTTAAGCTCAGGCGGGAACGGATAAGGTTTTGGCCGGCGAGGATAAGGACAAAGGGGTTCTGGGAGTCCATCTGGAAGTTAAAGAGGAGGCGCAGGTCCTCCAGGATTTTGTTGGCAGCGAGATGGATTTCGTCCAGGACAATAAGGGGAATAATATTGCGGTCGGCATAAAGGCTATTGACAGCCGCCTGGATCTGGTGGAAGATATGGACTTTTTTATGCTTGGGTTCCTCGCCCAGGGCGAGGGCCAGGCCCTGGTAAAACTCCAGCACCGTGACGGTGGAGAGGGCAAAATAACAAGCTTTGTAGTGGGCCGGGTTAAGTTCACTGACAAATTTCCTGAGGGCGGTAGTTTTACCACAGCCGGCCTCGCCGGTAATTAGTCCAATACCCCGGACGTTAAGGAGATACTTCAGGCGGGAGTTAAGTTCCAGGAGGTCCTGGCTTAAGAACAACTGGTCGAAGGGTATTTCTTTGGTGAAGGGATTAAATTTAAGGCCAAAGAACTGGGTAAACATCACCCTTCACCTCCAACGTTCTCTGGGGTGAGGATAGCGGCAAAAGAGACGGAAGGCGCCGGTGCCGGGAGGGGGTTGTCCGCATGAGGGAGATTTACCTTCCCCGGCAACTGAAGGGGTGGGCGGTCCTTGCCGGCCGGGCGGCCGCGCCCTCTTCTTTTCAGGCCGGCATTGGTGGCAAAGTCCACCTGCCTGGCCTCGCCCACCTTTAACC
This Moorella sp. E308F DNA region includes the following protein-coding sequences:
- a CDS encoding (2Fe-2S)-binding protein, with translation MKVVNLVAEVDEEKCKACRTCERVCPVLAIKVENGKAVVNPERCRGCAACEQRCPDYAITMAKREEPVVVGVSMNSVDYNQVIELCLRARLHPEQIICCCTSTRAEEVAAAILLGARSPEDVSFTTAARTGCKVGCIQSILRLLGAAGIEPSPPKGGWQWYCRTPTVWDIPEKVKQRYTGRGFRFEDDIRLLERVIAAPLQGVIVIPMRGRRKA
- a CDS encoding flavin reductase family protein, with amino-acid sequence MILAPRKREQVIPLPVVLISTVGGKDGVRNIAPWSNITPILRPFDDIVLASWIKRDTLNNIRETGEFVVNVPPVELVEAVMICSRNYPPEVDEFEEASLNPRLSQKIQTPGIEGCLAWAECTLVEEISRKHYSLVIGKVVHLEVDERFFNEAGEMDYERAKPLSVMLGEHGMWFTRPVFAGRYADYTEMFLGKKDEAPAFTGENG
- a CDS encoding nitrogenase reductase, which translates into the protein MPKLIVSGRGGSGKSTLVTLLARRLGEQGKVLVVDADESNLGLGAIFGIEPPGKTLMDYLGGKTAVKEKLVAMLKGKESEQVALFTEKMALDSLPPELVGWDGPVALMQVGKIEHSMEGCACPMGAVARDFLNHLAVEEGQWVLVDTEAGVEHFGRGVLEGVDAVLMVVDPSHDAVILAEKAARLAREAKKGFGVVLNKVDEKTEPVLKEMLAAKGIAIKGFLPYSPAVARANLLGVPLDAGALREEVDRLVSGIGGMLKRN
- the tsaA gene encoding tRNA (N6-threonylcarbamoyladenosine(37)-N6)-methyltransferase TrmO, with the protein product MELVPIGKISSPYRTVQEAPFQGRFSDQLAELEIYPQFAEGLKDVDQATHLIVLYWCHLAARNTLQTQTPFGPEIRGVFACRSPSRPNPIAFGVVELLEVKGNRLLVRGLDAVDGSPLLDIKPYSSDVDSISGARIGWFKK
- a CDS encoding ExeA family protein, with the protein product MFTQFFGLKFNPFTKEIPFDQLFLSQDLLELNSRLKYLLNVRGIGLITGEAGCGKTTALRKFVSELNPAHYKACYFALSTVTVLEFYQGLALALGEEPKHKKVHIFHQIQAAVNSLYADRNIIPLIVLDEIHLAANKILEDLRLLFNFQMDSQNPFVLILAGQNLIRSRLSLNINAPLRQRLAVKYFLQGLRPEELRDYVLSRLKLAGLHEDIFTPSALEAIYGITGGLPRLVNNLVTTCLICACGKKQRLIDDEIVYQAQRELEI